The following coding sequences lie in one Nakaseomyces glabratus chromosome K, complete sequence genomic window:
- a CDS encoding uncharacterized protein (CAGL0K00341g~Protein of unknown function): MFSSLLWIIVCNPLLHGGVVALTNGARTLTKEIQYIFWFSAVIQAVCFPFMGRNIVTSCVRGSSEFWCNVDVFMFILALFVLTGSIYTAINKVGITNKMIRKKITEFRLKTMAGVSPVNQVIILITIIVALGLIPLISDM; encoded by the coding sequence ATGTTCTCCTCTTTACTTTGGATAATTGTTTGTAACCCTCTATTGCATGGAGGTGTTGTGGCTTTGACTAATGGTGCTAGGACTTTGACTAAGGAGatacaatatatattttggttcTCTGCTGTAATCCAAGCCGTGTGTTTCCCATTTATGGGTAGAAATATTGTAACAAGTTGTGTGAGGGGTTCTTCAGAATTTTGGTGTAACGTAGATGTGTTTATGTTTATCCTCGCACTTTTTGTGCTAACTGGTAGTATATACACTGCTATTAACAAAGTGGGTATTACAAACAAGATGATAAGAAAGAAGATAACTGAATTTAGGTTGAAAACCATGGCTGGTGTGTCCCCAGTAAATCAGGtgattattttgattaCAATAATTGTGGCACTTGGTCTCATTCCCCTTATTAGTGATATGTAG
- the DOA1 gene encoding Doa1p (CAGL0K00275g~Ortholog(s) have phospholipase activity, ubiquitin binding activity) produces MYQLSATLRGHSQDVKDITAVNDNKIASVSRDGSLRVWTRSSSGDWEDVLVYQSDKFLNAVCYDKTSQTVYYGGQDTLINGSHIEDVIGSSADPMYTLVGHTGNVCGLRFQNGLLLSSSWDKTAKIWDNNKLKYDLRNHEASVWDSTMVSDDIILTASADKSIGVWMEGKLIKKLSNIHDDVIRHLEYISNDIFASCSNDGTIKLLNLEGEIKNVFEGHESFVYCVKHMNNTLFSCGEDSTVRIWSINGSTKQVIRIPAVSVWNLDLLPNGDFVICCSDNTIRIFTEDQSRVASKDQLDAFKEELEKSAINSETINFDESKLSPYEVLSKPGKKEGQLVVVKSPEGVTEAHQFSCGQWIKIGDVVGSATSGSDQKKEYEGKMYDYVFDVDVKENEPPLKLPVNITDNPYDIADKFIARYELPPEYRDQIVQFILTNTTGMKVGDTATSDNNRDNSFTSSQTFAMFPVTKILSNKNFNADSIFNGIVKFNLKEQSFDDEDLGLIGSSLQSVDESWEALYGYANRILKSWENKIPAFDILRVIVDKLPDPNNINDYIDLGLSNKDIVISMLTVKILVNIFSNKIWGPQLLSSPKVYENIFETIETIYDNATEKKTSNLAIAVSTLLFNFSTMVINDKNGTEMLPVICDTINTKFGPLEEYQANEEASYRLLMAYGNMATIEPTLLQYAKSITWIRQMKHNFGHIDRFKVIFTDLKLH; encoded by the coding sequence ATGTATCAATTGAGTGCAACCTTAAGAGGTCATTCGCAGGATGTCAAAGACATTACAGCAGtgaatgataataaaatagCAAGCGTTTCTCGAGATGGATCACTTAGAGTTTGGACGAGAAGCTCTTCTGGTGATTGGGAAGATGTGCTGGTCTATCAATCAGATAAATTCTTAAATGCTGTTTGCTATGATAAGACAAGTCAGACAGTATACTATGGTGGTCAAGATACTTTGATTAATGGCTCTCACATTGAAGATGTAATAGGATCTTCAGCTGATCCGATGTATACTTTAGTTGGCCATACAGGAAATGTCTGTGGTCTAAGATTTCAAAATGGATTGCTCCTAAGCTCGAGTTGGGATAAAACTGCGAAAATATGggataataataaactAAAATATGATCTCAGAAACCATGAGGCGTCGGTTTGGGACTCTACAATGGTGTctgatgatattattttgacTGCATCTGCGGACAAGTCGATCGGTGTGTGGATGGAAGGCAAGTTAATCAAAAAGTTGTCTAATATACATGATGATGTGATAAGACATCTTGAATATATTAGTAATGATATATTCGCTTCCTGTTCAAACGATGGTACCATAAAACTGCTGAATTTAGAAGGTGAAATTAAGAATGTTTTTGAAGGCCACGAAAGTTTTGTCTATTGTGTCAAACATATGAATAACACTTTATTTAGTTGTGGAGAAGACAGCACGGTCAGAATATGGAGCATCAATGGATCAACCAAACAAGTGATAAGAATTCCGGCTGTATCAGTCTGGAACCTCGATCTCCTGCCCAACGGCGATTTTGTTATTTGCTGCAGTGACAATACGATTAGAATTTTTACCGAAGATCAATCAAGAGTAGCATCAAAGGATCAGCTAGACGCTTTTAAGGAAGAATTAGAAAAGTCTGCTATAAACTCGGAGACAATCAATTTCGATGAAAGTAAATTATCTCCCTATGAAGTTCTGTCCAAACCaggaaagaaagaaggTCAGCTTGTTGTTGTGAAAAGCCCAGAAGGTGTAACTGAGGCACATCAGTTTTCTTGTGGACAGTGGATAAAAATAGGTGATGTAGTGGGATCTGCCACTTCAGGTAGTGAtcagaagaaagaatatgaaGGCAAAATGTATGATTATGTATTTGATGTTGAtgtgaaagaaaatgagcCACCACTGAAGCTTCCAGTTAATATAACAGACAATCCATATGACATCGCCGACAAGTTTATTGCTAGATATGAGCTACCTCCTGAATATCGAGATCAAATTGTTCAATTTATACTGACTAATACAACTGGTATGAAAGTTGGAGATACAGCTACATCTGACAACAACAGAGATAACTCATTTACATCATCGCAAACTTTCGCTATGTTTCCTGTAAccaaaattctttcaaacaaaaattttaatgCCGACTCCATATTTAATGGTATTGTAAAATTTAATTTGAAAGAGCAATCCTTCGATGATGAAGACTTAGGTCTTATTGGCTCTTCATTACAATCAGTAGATGAGAGTTGGGAAGCCCTTTATGGGTATGCTAACAGAATATTAAAATCGTGGGAAAATAAGATCCCagcatttgatattttaagAGTCATTGTTGACAAGTTGCCTGATccaaataatatcaatgatTATATTGACCTAGGATTGAGTAACAAAGATATTGTTATCTCAATGCTCACAGTAAAGATACTCgtaaatattttctctaACAAAATTTGGGGCCCACAGCTTTTGTCTTCACCAAAAGtttatgaaaatatatttgaaactaTAGAAACGATATATGATAATGCcacagaaaagaaaacttcCAACTTAGCTATTGCTGTTTCAACATtacttttcaatttctctaCGATGGTTATCAATGACAAAAATGGCACGGAAATGCTTCCGGTTATTTGTGACACTATTAATACGAAATTCGGACCGTTAGAAGAGTACCAAGCAAATGAAGAGGCCAGTTATAGACTATTAATGGCTTATGGTAATATGGCTACAATTGAACCAACGCTTTTACAATATGCTAAGTCTATCACGTGGATAAGGCAAATGAAACACAATTTCGGACATATTGACAGATTCAAAGTTATTTTCACCGACCTAAAATTACACTAA
- the SAC1 gene encoding phosphatidylinositol-3-phosphatase SAC1 (CAGL0K00297g~Ortholog(s) have phosphatidylinositol-3,5-bisphosphate 5-phosphatase activity, phosphatidylinositol-3-phosphatase activity, phosphatidylinositol-4-phosphate phosphatase activity), with protein sequence MSGPLLFARNADGLYFKPLKNEDSKRVIHLSAHDQLLTAVDGGEFPVAAKSTIKVAALLGFIRLKLNKYAIIADTVEESGRLDGHIIYKVVQHSIVNAKRSSRIDKDEAEYLKLLEMQLKNSTLYFSYTYDLTNSYQRNEHIKSPVGSPYWKTCDKRFFWNHYITEELRSLAQEDSNVEVFIQPIIYGYAKVLDTGLNGVPINVGLITRRSIYRAGTRYFRRGIDENGNVGNFNETEQILQVRKTGGNPELFSFLQTRGSVPVYWAEINNMKYKPKLVLGDNSTLESTKKHFDEQVSLYGDNYLVNLVNQKGHELPVKEAYETAVAGLNNPKIHYIYFDFHHECRNMKWHRVKLLIDHLTEMGLSSKDYFHKIFTMDGLKTEKIVSEQHSTVRTNCMDCLDRTNVVQSVLAHWILQNELETSGVVGEEQLWEQDKSLLSLFQNLWADNADAVSFSYSGTGALKTDFTRTGKRTKAGAFNDFVNSASRYYQNNLTDGPRQDSYDLFLGGFKPFSTGVVSPFTDRRPFIIQAVPMLLYAAITVLGATILFPKGSFTDSKNMMYFICAAVTTAACVQFLIKNGMQYVNWPKLMDVGFLVAMQTHNKEQEFRGFKYKPDPRFKAPTTSKKD encoded by the coding sequence ATGTCAGGACCATTGTTGTTTGCTCGTAACGCGGATGGGTTGTATTTCAAGCCTTTGAAAAACGAGGATTCAAAGCGTGTTATCCATTTGTCAGCTCACGACCAATTATTAACAGCAGTAGATGGCGGTGAATTCCCTGTTGCTGCAAAATCCACAATAAAGGTGGCTGCACTATTAGGTTTCATCAGATTGAAACTGAACAAATATGCTATAATAGCTGATACGGTTGAAGAGTCTGGAAGACTGGATGGGCATATTATTTACAAGGTTGTTCAACACTCTATTGTTAACGCAAAGAGATCATCGAGAATTGATAAAGATGAAGCTGAAtacttgaaattgttaGAAATGCAATTGAAAAACTCCACTCTTTACTTCTCTTATACTTATGATTTGACAAACTCATACCAAAGAAATGAACATATTAAAAGTCCAGTTGGTTCTCCATACTGGAAAACATGTGATAAGAGGTTTTTCTGGAATCACTACATAACAGAGGAACTAAGATCCTTAGCCCAAGAAGACAGTAATGTAGAGGTTTTTATTCAACCTATTATTTACGGTTATGCAAAGGTCTTGGATACTGGTCTAAATGGTGTTCCAATTAATGTCGGTTTGATTACCAGAAGATCAATTTACAGAGCGGGTACCAGATATTTCCGCCGTGGTATTGACGAAAATGGTAATGTGGGAAACTTCAACGAGACTGAACAAATTTTGCAAGTTAGAAAGACTGGGGGAAACCCTGAATTGTTCTCTTTCTTGCAAACGAGAGGCTCTGTTCCAGTTTATTGGGCTGAAATAAACAATATGAAGTATAAGCCTAAGTTGGTTCTGGGTGATAACAGCACATTGGAATCTACCAAGAAGCATTTCGATGAACAGGTAAGCTTGTATGGTGATAATTACCTTGTTAATTTGGTGAACCAAAAGGGACATGAACTTCCTGTTAAAGAAGCTTATGAAACAGCCGTTGCTGGTCTGAATAACCCAAAGATACATTacatatattttgattttcatcACGAATGCCGTAACATGAAATGGCATAGAGTCAAACTTCTGATAGATCATTTGACAGAGATGGGACTATCTAGTAAGGATTATTTCCACAAGATTTTCACAATGGATGGTTTGAAGACAGAAAAAATAGTTAGTGAGCAACATTCGACTGTTAGAACTAACTGTATGGATTGTTTGGATAGAACTAACGTTGTTCAATCAGTTTTAGCTCATTGGATCTTGCAGAATGAACTTGAAACTTCTGGAGTCGTTGGTGAAGAGCAATTATGGGAACAAGATAAGTCGTTGTTATCTTTATTCCAAAACCTATGGGCAGATAATGCTGATGCAGTCAGTTTTTCATACTCGGGTACTGGTGCTTTAAAGACAGACTTTACAAGGACTGGTAAGCGTACTAAGGCAGGAGCCTTCAATGACTTTGTTAATTCAGCTTCCCGTTACTATCAAAACAACCTAACTGATGGTCCTAGACAAGATTCTTATGATTTATTCCTTGGTGGTTTCAAGCCGTTCTCAACAGGAGTTGTCTCTCCTTTTACCGACAGAAGACCGTTTATTATTCAGGCTGTGCCAATGCTTCTCTATGCAGCCATTACTGTTCTCGGTGCAACTATATTGTTCCCAAAGGGATCATTTACAGACTCTAAGAATATGATGTATTTCATATGTGCAGCTGTAACTACTGCGGCTTGTGTACAATTTTTGATCAAAAATGGAATGCAGTATGTCAACTGGCCCAAATTGATGGATGTTGGCTTTTTGGTTGCAATGCAAACACACAACAAGGAGCAAGAATTTAGAGGGTTTAAATACAAACCTGATCCGCGGTTTAAAGCCCCTACAACTTCAAAGAAGGACTAG
- the UBA1 gene encoding E1 ubiquitin-activating protein UBA1 (CAGL0K00319g~Ortholog(s) have ATP binding, magnesium ion binding, ubiquitin activating enzyme activity, role in protein ubiquitination and cytosol, nucleus localization), producing MSKETGEIDESLYSRQLYVLGKEAMLKMQLSNVLIVGLRGLGVEIAKNVALAGVKSLTLFDPEKAVLQDLSTQFFLSESDIGRRRDEVTRGKLAELNSYVPVKTLESLNDDDLKQFQVVVATETVSLEDKIKMNNICHNSGVKFIATETRGLFGQAFVDLGDEFSVIDQTGEEPRTGIVSDIEPDGTVTMLDDSRHGLEDGNYVKFSEVQGLEKLNDGTLYKVEVLGPFAFRIGSVKDLGEYKKGGIFTEVKVPKTLSFKTLQESLSEPEYVFSDFAKFDRVGQLHLGFQALHQFALKHQGELPRTLNDEDANEVLKLVTDLAAQNPNVLGSEDAEINEKLIRELSYQARGDIPGVVAFFGGLVAQEVLKACSGKFTPLKQYMYFDSLESLPDPKQYPRTAENTAPINTRYDNQIAVFGIDFQRKLANSKVFLVGSGAIGCEMLKNWALMGLGSGPDGRIIVTDNDSIEKSNLNRQFLFRPKDVGHDKSDVAARAVSSMNPDLEGKITPMTDKVGPDTENIFDDAFWEGLDFVTNALDNIDARTYVDRRCVFYRKPLLESGTLGTKGNTQVIIPRLSESYSSSRDPPEKSIPLCTLRSFPNKIDHTIAWAKSLFQGYFADAAENVNLYLNQQDYVQQLMKQSGDVKGTLESIAESLNNKPNNFDDCIAWARLEFEKKFNHDIKQLLYNFPADAKTSTGEPFWSGSKRAPTPLVFDVNEPDHFHFIVGAANLRAFNYGIKGDDGEPDVNYYNSVLTHVDVPEFSPNKNLQIQVNDEDPDPNAGSQNDNLDQLAASLPDPKTLNGFQLAPVEFEKDDDTNHHIEFIAACSNCRALNYSIEVADRQKTKFIAGRIIPAIATTTGLVTGLVNLELYKVVDGKDDIEVYRNGFVNLALPFFGFSEPISSPKGKYNDKTYDKIWDRFDINGDIKLSDLIDHFEKVEGLEITMLSYGVSLLYASFFPPKKLKERLNLPITELVKLVTKKDLSSHLKTMILEICADDKEGEDVEVPYVTIHL from the coding sequence ATGTCTAAGGAAACCGGTGAAATTGATGAGAGTTTATACTCTCGTCAATTATATGTCCTCGGTAAAGAGGCAATGCTTAAGATGCAGTTGTCTAACGTGCTGATTGTCGGTTTACGTGGTCTGGGTGTTGAAATTGCCAAGAACGTTGCCTTGGCTGGTGTTAAATCATTAACTTTGTTTGACCCTGAAAAGGCAGTTCTGCAGGATCTTTCAACACAGTTCTTCCTAAGCGAAAGTGACATTGGTAGACGTAGGGACGAAGTCACCCGCGGTAAGTTAGCAGAGTTGAATTCATATGTTCCTGTTAAGACACTCGAATCTCTTAACGACGATGATTTGAAGCAATTCCAAGTCGTTGTGGCCACAGAAACTGTTTCTTTGGaagataaaattaaaatgaACAACATATGTCATAACTCTGGAGTGAAATTTATTGCTACAGAAACTAGAGGTCTGTTCGGACAAGCATTCGTTGACCTAGGTGATGAATTTTCGGTCATTGATCAAACTGGTGAAGAACCACGGACAGGTATTGTATCTGATATAGAGCCAGATGGAACAGTTACCATGTTGGATGATAGCAGACACGGTTTGGAAGATGGCAACTACGTCAAATTCTCTGAAGTACAAGGTCTAGAGAAGTTAAATGATGGTACTTTATATAAGGTAGAAGTACTAGGCCCATTTGCATTCCGTATTGGATCGGTTAAAGATTTAGGTGAATACAAGAAAGGAGGTATCTTCACAGAAGTTAAGGTGCCTAAGACTTTGTCATTTAAGACTTTACAAGAATCCTTATCTGAACCAGAATATGTGTTCTCTGATTTCGCCAAGTTTGATAGAGTAGGTCAATTACATCTAGGTTTCCAAGCTCTACATCAATTTGCATTGAAGCACCAAGGTGAGCTACCAAGAACTCtgaatgatgaagatgctAATGAAGTTTTGAAGCTGGTAACTGATCTAGCTGCTCAAAATCCAAATGTTCTAGGCTCCGAAGATGCCGAGATCAATGAGAAGCTTATCAGGGAGTTATCTTATCAAGCCAGAGGTGATATCCCTGGTGTTGTGGCCTTTTTTGGTGGTTTGGTTGCACAAGAAGTTTTGAAAGCTTGCTCCGGAAAATTCACACCGTTGAAGCAGTACATGTACTTTGACTCATTAGAGTCATTGCCGGATCCAAAACAATATCCTAGAACTGCGGAAAACACAGCACCAATTAATACTCGTTATGACAATCAAATCGCTGTTTTCGGTATTGACTTCCAACGGAAGCTTGCTAATTCTAAAGTATTCTTAGTTGGTTCTGGTGCCATCGGTTGTGAAATGCTGAAAAACTGGGCGTTGATGGGTCTTGGTTCGGGCCCAGACGGTAGAATTATTGTAACAGATAATGACTCAATTGAAAAGTCGAATTTAAACCgtcaatttttgtttagACCAAAAGATGTTGGTCATGATAAATCAGATGTTGCCGCAAGAGCTGTATCTTCGATGAATCCGGATTTAGAGGGGAAAATTACACCTATGACTGACAAGGTTGGTCCAGATACTGAGAATATATTTGACGATGCTTTCTGGGAAGGATTAGATTTTGTTACAAATGCATTGGATAATATCGATGCACGTACTTACGTTGACCGTAGATGTGTTTTCTATAGAAAGCCTTTGCTGGAATCTGGTACTTTGGGAACAAAGGGTAATACGCAAGTTATTATTCCAAGATTGAGTGAATCTTATTCGTCATCAAGAGATCCACCAGAAAAGTCCATCCCATTGTGTACTTTGCGTTCATTCCCAAATAAAATCGATCATACCATTGCTTGGGCAAAATCCTTGTTTCAAGGCTACTTTGCCGATGCTGCTGAGAATGTTAACTTATACTTAAATCAGCAGGATTATGTTCAACAATTGATGAAGCAAAGTGGAGACGTCAAAGGTACACTTGAATCGATTGCAGAGTCTCTGAACAACAAGCCCAACAATTTCGATGATTGTATTGCTTGGGCTAGGCtagaatttgaaaagaaatttaacCATGACATCAAGCAATTATTGTACAATTTCCCAGCTGACGCAAAGACATCTACCGGTGAACCTTTCTGGTCAGGATCCAAGCGTGCCCCAACTCCATTGGTGTTCGATGTTAACGAGCCAGATCACTTTCATTTCATTGTCGGTGCAGCTAACTTAAGAGCATTTAATTATGGTATTAAGGGTGATGATGGGGAGCCTGATGTTAATTATTATAACTCTGTACTAACTCATGTTGATGTCCCTGAATTCTCTCCCAACAAGAACTTGCAAATTCAAgttaatgatgaagatCCAGATCCAAATGCTGGTAGTCAGAATGATAACTTGGATCAATTAGCTGCTTCATTGCCTGATCCAAAGACTCTAAACGGTTTCCAATTGGCACCTGTCGAGTTTGAAAAAGATGACGATACAAATCATCATATTGAATTTATCGCAGCTTGTTCAAATTGTAGGGCACTCAATTATTCCATTGAAGTTGCAGATCGCCAGAAGACGAAATTTATTGCTGGTAGAATTATCCCAGCAATTGCCACAACAACTGGTTTGGTAACGGGTTTGGTAAACCTGGAACTATATAAGGTTGTAGATGGAAAGGATGACATTGAGGTGTATAGAAATGGTTTCGTTAACCTTGCCCTACCGTTCTTTGGTTTTTCTGAGCCTATTTCTTCTCCAAAAGGTAAGTACAACGACAAAACATATGATAAAATTTGGGATAGATTTGATATTAATGGTGATATTAAGCTTTCCGACTTAATTGATCACTTTGAGAAGGTTGAAGGTTTGGAAATTACCATGTTGTCATATGGTgtttcattattatatgCCTCTTTCTTCCCTCCtaagaaattgaaggaaagATTAAATCTGCCAATTACTGAACTAGTCAAGCTGGTTACTAAGAAGGATTTGTCTTCTCATTTAAAGACTATGATTCTAGAGATTTGTGCTGACGATAAAGAGGGTGAAGATGTCGAAGTGCCATATGTAACTATTCATTTATAA